The Miscanthus floridulus cultivar M001 unplaced genomic scaffold, ASM1932011v1 fs_344_1, whole genome shotgun sequence nucleotide sequence CGGGCGCAGCGCACGACCTCCACAAGTCAGAACGGCCACTGCCCGGAAATCGCCCGCCTCCGCTCCGCTGCGCTCACCACACCAACACACACGCTCCTCCCGCCTCGTTGCTCACCTCGTCCGACGTCTGATCGGCATCGCCTTCGCCTCCGCTAAAAAGACCCGCGGTCCACGCTCCCCTCCAAATCCCATCCCATCGCCATAAATCTCGCCACGCCGTCGCCCGCGCGCGTCTCTCCCTTGTCCCTTCCCCCCACCACTCCGCCACCGGCGCCGAATTGAAGCAGAGCAGCCATGGCCGGCTCCGAGCAGCGCGTCGTCGCCGTCATCATGGTTGGCGGCCCCACCAAAGGTTAGTGCTGCTAGATCTGCGCCGCGCCACCCCACCCCGGAATCCCTCCTCCCTCTGCCCTCTCGTCTGATCGGTTCGCTCTGGTGCTGGTGTCGGGTGCAGGGACGCGGTTCCGGCCGCTGTCGCTGAACGTGCCCAAGCCGCTCTTTCCTATCGCCGGCCAGCCCATGGTGCACCACCCCATCTTCGCCTGCAGCCGGGTAAGCCACCAATTCCTGCGCTCCCTTGTCGTTTGTGGAATTGTGGTGCTTGTATGGTTCAGTCTGCGGCTCGTATGAAACAAGCTTTTGGATCCCGTTGCTGCAGATCCCCAACCTGGTACAGATATACCTCATCGGGTTCTATGAGGAGAGGGAATTCGCGCTCTATGTCTCGTCTATCTCCAACGAGCTTAGGATCCCTGTCAGGTTCGTTTCGTGCCCTGATGATGTTTGCTTCTGCGGTGTTGGGCTGGGTGCGCTAGGGAGATTTCAGAGCCGTGCCATTGACAGGGTCTCGCCAATTTTAGGTACCTGCGAGAGGATAAGCCTCACGGGTCAGCTGGAGGGCTCTACAGCTTTAGAGATTACATCATGGAAGACAGTCCGGTAATGACTTTGTGCCATATTGTCAGCTTGAATTGGAAATTGGATATTTCTAAAGCTGCAGTAATGCAGTGGATTGCTTCATCCACATCTTTTTGAATAGTGTGCTTATTCATAACACATTCAGTGGCTGGGGTTTGTAGGAATCTACTACATTGATATGCCTGTTGGGTGAAGAAAGTTTCATCCTCTAAAAGTTGGTTACTGTTTTTGCTTCCCGTTTTGCAGTCACACATAGTTCTGCTGAACTGCGATGTCTGTTCTAGCTTCCCCCTTCCAGACATGCTGGGTAGGTTGCCAAGTAACTGAAGCATACTCTTCTATCTCGTTGGTTCGATTTATCAGTTTGGTGATGGTGTTTCATGATCTTAGACACAAGCATGGCAAGTGTAATAATTGAACATCATGAGGTTCTTCTTTGCTTTGCTGTTTAGAACGAATGATAGCATGTCCACTTGTCATCAAGGTCATGTCTGACATTGTTCTTGTTCCCCTGGTGGGGTTTAGTCAGAGTAAGTGGAATGGAAGTGTAGTGGTTGGTATTGAATCCGAAGCTGAGCTTGTCTTTAGTAGCTTGTTTTTGGCATATTCATGGGTTACATCTAATAGAGATTGCATCCGCCTCTAATCTACGGTATTCTATGTAAGGTCAGTAAAATTGTGCTGTTCAATTTGTGCTGTGATGAGTGTATGCTTTAAAGTATTGTTAGTATAGTGCACAGACAACAATGAAATGATCGACCATTATGTGAATCAATGGTAAATAAGTCACTTTCAATTTTAAGTGTTCTGTACATGGACGCTTCACTCCAAAAGAGTGTTTTAAAGATAATTTAGATGTGCTGATTTACTTTATCATTGGACGATAAGCTCTTTTTCACAAAAGGGTAGACTTTACATcttcattcatccaaattcttggGTTTCTATCTCTGACATAATTGAGAGTATGAAACAGATATTTTAGCTTctgagttctttttttttttttgaaatattgATAGAAATCAACCGTTTATTCCCAGATACTTTGTCAATCCTTTTTTTCATTACCTTTCTATATTGCttcacaatatgcatctgaactTTTATTGTTTTCCACCTATAGTTTTGTTGATTAGAGAAATAGGAGATATAAGTCAAACTTGTCCAATAATAGTAAGTGCTACACTTTTTAATAAGCACCTTTTGTTGTAAGATATTAGATAACTCCATCTGCATAGCTTCTTGTTGGATACCAACAGCTAAATGTATCACTGTTTTCGTCATTGTAGAGGCCCATAAAAAGTATGGAGGAATGGGTACTTTGCTAGTCAACAAGGTATGCTAATACTATTCCAAAATATCGCAGATTAATCCTGTCTTTCTCATGCATAATTTGTTACTCTTAACATCATCCCACTTTTAATATTCTATGCTAACACTTTCAATCAGGTATCTGCAGAGTCAGCAAACCAGTTTGGCGAGTTGGTAGCTGATCCTGAAACAAACGAACTGCTACACTATACGGAAAAGCCAGAGACTTTTGTGAGTGCAGTTCTGCTTTTTGTTGCTTTATTTGCTCGTCTATGTTTTCAGTTGAGCCTTTGCATGCCATATTTGGCTCTGAAATCGATTGCAGTTTTCAGAAGTAATGGCTCTCAATGAGTAATTGGCATAGCTGATAGCAATAATGCAGTTTATCTATATGTAGGTGAGTGATCTCATAAATTGTGGAGTATATATATTTACTCCCAATATCTTTAGCGCCATTGAGGATGTCTTAAAACAGAAAAAAGACAGAGGTATTGTCCCCTGTTATGTTACGACGTTTTTCCTTTGAAACATGTGTTATTGTTTCAAACAAAACATTCTTCGTTTATTCTATTGCTTCAAATGTCAACTTCTCTTAACTGAGTAGATGTAAATGCCTTCTTTACTTTTGATACAAGTCACTTGGAAAAAAATTATTTGCTTTGCCTATATTGAAATTCGTAATATTAATTCTGACGTGGATGCTCTAAAATGTATTACATGTAGCAGATATTCTAACTCGGTCTTCTAGTCCCCTTGATTGACAGTTTATTTTACCATCACAAGTTTAATCCCTTTAAATTTAAATGCTACATTTCAGCAAATTTGCGGCGTGTATCTAGCTTTGAAGCTCTTCATTCAGCAACCAAGTATGTATTTGTGTTATATTCTTCATGTTTTTTACAAATCTTGTTTGGCCTGCAGTTATCCCCTTTCTCTTCACCATT carries:
- the LOC136531424 gene encoding uncharacterized protein, producing MAGSEQRVVAVIMVGGPTKGTRFRPLSLNVPKPLFPIAGQPMVHHPIFACSRIPNLVQIYLIGFYEEREFALYVSSISNELRIPVRYLREDKPHGSAGGLYSFRDYIMEDSPSHIVLLNCDVCSSFPLPDMLEAHKKYGGMGTLLVNKVSAESANQFGELVADPETNELLHYTEKPETFVSDLINCGVYIFTPNIFSAIEDVLKQKKDRANLRRVSSFEALHSATKALPPDFVRLDQDILSPRAGKKELYTYQTLDFWEQIKTPGMSLRCSGLYLSQFRRTSPHLLASGDGKRTATIVGDVYIHPSAKVHPTSKIGPNVSISANARVGAGARLINCIILDDVEIMENAVVIHSIVGWKSSIGKWSRVQGEGDHNAKLGITILGEAVDVEDEVVVVNSIVLPNKTLNVSVQEEIIL